One window of Onychomys torridus unplaced genomic scaffold, mOncTor1.1, whole genome shotgun sequence genomic DNA carries:
- the LOC118575757 gene encoding paired immunoglobulin-like type 2 receptor beta-2, whose translation MTWILLLLQSAACLQAGNSAGSNRVNGFGVNQPVNLSGVQGGSIEIPFSFYFPWELAEDPQMRILWRWKHFHGEFIYNSTPPFIHKHFKNRLILNWTQPQTSGVLRILNLKKEDQSTYFCKIILNTREGMESWQSIAGTQLIISSAISTTMQSPSILTSAIITAGLEDTEGQRNPSLVNLGAMVGVVLATAVLITPVCVLMIFLWGKQR comes from the exons ATGACCTGGATACTACTTCTGTTGCAGTCAGCAGCATGTCTGCAAGCTG GTAACTCAGCAGGATCCAACAGAGTAAATGGCTTTGGGGTCAACCAACCAGTAAACCTCTCTGGTGTCCAGGGCGGCTCCATCgagatccccttctccttctacttcccctGGGAGTTGGCAGAGGATCCACAGATGAGAATTCTCTGGAGATGGAAGCACTTCCATGGGGAATTTATCTACAACTCCACCCCGCCTTTCATACATAAGCATTTCAAGAACCGGCTCATCCTGAACTGGACACAGCCGCAGACATCTGGAGTCCTAAGAATCCTGAACTTGAAGAAGGAGGACCAGAGCACTTATTTCTGTAAAATTATTCTGAACACAAGAGAAGGCATGGAGAGTTGGCAATCAATTGCTGGGACTCAACTGATCATCTCCTCTG CCATCAGCACCACCATGCAGAGTCCCTCCATCCTCACCTCTGCAATCATCACAGCTGGCCTGGAGGACACAGAGGGCCAGAGGAATCCTTCACTTGTGAACCTGGGAGCCATGGTTGGGGTGGTGTTGGCCACGGCTGTGCTCATAACCCCCGTCTGTGTACTGATGATCTTCCTCTGGGGGAAGCAAAGGTAA